In Thiovibrio frasassiensis, one DNA window encodes the following:
- a CDS encoding pilus assembly FimT family protein yields the protein MATILYPDQTNRQRGFTLIELIMIIVILGILSAVVYVRWPVGLEEEAATKEFKRAVRYAQHKAMTRQFTNNAAAWGIVVNNDSTYTVRRAGAAPAGEPPAEPAYINKCLNSENPPPCTIPITIGSVFFNGLGEPTAATTFTIGVVPNNHDVTISAETGYVN from the coding sequence ATGGCCACGATTCTTTACCCAGACCAAACAAACCGCCAGCGCGGCTTCACCCTGATCGAGTTGATCATGATCATTGTCATCCTCGGCATTCTTTCCGCTGTGGTCTATGTGCGGTGGCCCGTCGGCTTGGAGGAAGAGGCTGCGACAAAAGAATTCAAACGGGCAGTACGCTATGCCCAGCACAAGGCCATGACCAGACAGTTTACCAACAATGCCGCCGCATGGGGAATTGTGGTGAACAACGATTCCACCTACACGGTAAGACGGGCAGGGGCGGCCCCCGCCGGTGAACCTCCGGCTGAACCCGCTTACATTAACAAATGCCTTAACTCCGAAAATCCCCCTCCATGCACCATCCCTATTACCATTGGGTCAGTCTTTTTTAACGGTCTTGGAGAACCAACGGCAGCAACGACTTTCACTATTGGCGTTGTACCAAATAACCATGACGTTACGATAAGTGCGGAAACCGGGTATG